The following is a genomic window from Flavobacteriales bacterium.
TGGGACATCTGCGCGCCGGCCTGCGCCTGCGGCGAGCGCTTGGAGGTGCCGGTGTTCCGCTTCCTGAAGAGCGCCCTGGTGCGGGCCTATGGGCAGGCGTGGTACGACGGACTGGAGGAGCTGTACAGCGCCTGGCTGCAGCGGCCGGTGAAGAAGGCGCGCAAGGCCCCCGCCAAGCGTGCGCGCCCTGAACGCGGCGGCTGACAAGGGCCGCCCGCCGCCGGCCGCGCGCGTACAGCGCCCCCCGTGCGCGAGCGGGCCCCGGCCGTCGATCGTCCCGCGCCGATCCGGCGCTGCGGAGCGTGCATCCCCTGTGCAGCCCACCGATCGCGCGGTGCCGAGGCGCCGCCGCGCAGCGCCGCACCCCCTGCGCCCGGCCGCCCGCCGCACCCGCCGGCAAGCCCCGCAGCGGTGCCGAAGCGCCGCCCGCCGCCCGCCGCCAAGCCGCGCCCCGCAAGGCCGCCGGCCGTTGTTAAGGGATCGTGAAAAGAAAAGGCTTGCACGGATCGCGAGGCGATCCCTTGCCCGATCGGCGCAGGGAACCGGAGCGTGTTAACAACTTGGGAAACATCCCCCCGCCCGATCGTTGTCCGCGGCGGCGTGCCGGTCCACTTTTGTAAGCCCGGGACGAGCCGCCACCGACCCGCCTCCGGGACCCTGAACAGTACGCGAACGAAAAAATGGGGCTGGCACCCAGCGGACCTTTCGTCCCCTGATCCACCCCGCCGAGCCGACACCGATGGACACCACCAAGCAGACGCAGATGAGCCTGGACGATGTGCTGCCCGCCCGCGCCGATGCCGCCCACGAGCCCCTGCTCAAGGAGAACAAGGACCGCTTCGTCCTCTTCCCCATCCAGCACCACGACATCTGGAACTTCTACAAGAAGCACGAGGCCAGCTTCTGGACCGCCGAGGAGATCGACCTGAGCCCCGACCTGGTGGACTGGAACACCAAGCTGAACGACGAGGAGCGCTACTTCATCAAGCACGTGCTGGCCTTCTTCGCCGCCAGCGATGGCATCGTGAACGAGAACCTGGCGGTGAACTTCCTCAACGAGGTGCAGTACCCCGAGGGCCGCTGCTTCTACGGCTTCCAGGTGATGATGGAGAACATCCACAGCGAGACGTACAGCCTGCTGATCGACACCTACATCAAGGACCCCCTGGAGAAGGACCGGCTGCTGCACGCCATCGACACGGTGGACTGCGTGAAGAAGAAGGCCGAGTGGGCCCTGCGCTGGATCGGCAAGGGCAGCTTCGCCGAGCGCCTCATCGCCTTCGCTGCCGTGGAGGGCATCTTCTTCAGCGGCAGCTTCTGCAGCATCTTCTGGCTCAAGAAGCGCGGCCTCATGCCCGGCCTCAGCTTCAGCAACGAGCTCATCAGCCGCGACGAGGGCCTGCACTGCGACTTCGCCTGCCTGCTCTACACCAAGCACCTGATCAACAAGCTGCCCAAGAAGACCGTGGAGACCATCATCCGCGATGCGGTGGAGATCGAGAAGGAGTTCGTGACCGACGCGCTGCCCGTGAACCTCATCGGCATGAACGCCAAGCTGATGCAGCAGTACATCGAGTTCGTGGCCGACCGCCTGCTGATGGAGCTGGGCAACGAGAAGATCTACCACGCCGCCAACCCCTTCGACTTCATGGACATGATCAGCCTGCAGGGCAAGACCAACTTCTTCGAGAAGCGCGTGGGCGAGTACCAGAAGGCCGGGGTGATGACCCAGAACAAGGAGACCAACAAGTTCAGCCTGGACGCGGATTTCTGAGCCACCAGCCACCCGCCGGAAGCCGCCCGCCACCCGCCGCAAGCCGCAGGCCACCAGCCACCAGCCACAGGCCACAAGCGGGAGGCCGGAAGCCGGAAGCGGGAGGCCGGAAGCTAGCGGCTAGAGGCCGAAAGCCGACCGTCAGGACCCGAACGAGAACAGACCGTACGCGATCCCACATTCAACCGTTGAAGAACCGCCGACCCGCACCTGCCGGAAGGCCCTGAAGCCCGACCACCTTTCCGACCCCGGACCCTGACGGCGAACCCGACAGGCCGGCGCACCGGATCACCAACACCCAACCCCCCGAGGCCAGGCGGGAGCCGCGCCGAAGGGACCAAAACAGAGGAGAAGCATGTATGTAGTGAAGCGCGATGGCCGCCGGGAGGCGGTGAAGTTCGACAAGATCACCGCCCGGGTGAAGAAGCTCTGCTA
Proteins encoded in this region:
- a CDS encoding ribonucleotide-diphosphate reductase subunit beta, with product MSLDDVLPARADAAHEPLLKENKDRFVLFPIQHHDIWNFYKKHEASFWTAEEIDLSPDLVDWNTKLNDEERYFIKHVLAFFAASDGIVNENLAVNFLNEVQYPEGRCFYGFQVMMENIHSETYSLLIDTYIKDPLEKDRLLHAIDTVDCVKKKAEWALRWIGKGSFAERLIAFAAVEGIFFSGSFCSIFWLKKRGLMPGLSFSNELISRDEGLHCDFACLLYTKHLINKLPKKTVETIIRDAVEIEKEFVTDALPVNLIGMNAKLMQQYIEFVADRLLMELGNEKIYHAANPFDFMDMISLQGKTNFFEKRVGEYQKAGVMTQNKETNKFSLDADF